GGCTTGCGTATCGTGGCTCTGAAGATGATGTCCATCGACCGCGCCTTGGCTGAGCGCCACTATGCTGTACACCGGGGGAAGTTTTTCTTCGAGAACCTGGTTGATTATATCTCTTCCAGTCCTATCGTTGGGGCCATCGTCGAGGGTCCGCAGGCAGTACAGGTAGTGCGGACCATGGTCGGGGCGACGCGGCCACACGAGGCGATGCCAGGTACCATTCGGGGCGACTATGCCGTGGCAGGGCTGCGTAACCTGATCCATGCTTCTGACTCTATAGAAACGGCCCAGGAGGAGATCGCCCTATTCTTTGCCGAGGAGGAGATCGTCTCCTACACGCGGGATATAGATAAGTGGATCTACGAGTAGGCACTTAATAGGTGTACCTGGTCACCTCCCGGCCGGTTGC
Above is a genomic segment from Chloroflexota bacterium containing:
- the ndk gene encoding nucleoside-diphosphate kinase produces the protein MERTLVIIKPDGVQRGLIGPILGRFEQRGLRIVALKMMSIDRALAERHYAVHRGKFFFENLVDYISSSPIVGAIVEGPQAVQVVRTMVGATRPHEAMPGTIRGDYAVAGLRNLIHASDSIETAQEEIALFFAEEEIVSYTRDIDKWIYE